In Streptomyces sp. NBC_00878, a single window of DNA contains:
- a CDS encoding epoxide hydrolase family protein: protein MSDNSNRSPERFTIDVAQDVLDDLTARLRSTRFFDDLDNEDEYYGLSTDYLKPLVEYWADGFDWRAAEKRLNGYDQYKVEIDGTPVHFIRKPGKGPNPTPLLVLHGWPWPGEFSYPLINPLADPAAFGGDPADAFDVIVPTLPGFAWSTPVGRGDLNYWKIADILHKLMTETLGYEKYGSLGTDYGALVNSALGHKYADSIIALHYGHDLMPGMFQIDRYWDLTGGEPIPADASPELRADILKLHSTYASHVAVHMLDASTLSHGLNDSPIGMLAWLVQRWKKWSDKNNDFDAVFSRDFILTQATIFWVTQSIGSSIRMYRNTIRYPWTPLHDRQPTVEPPAGFTFLLGDVYPPGVTTVEGRIAAFENGPTHSAFNVVNVNAHPKGGHFAHYENPDAIVGDLRETFRKVR, encoded by the coding sequence ATGAGTGACAACAGCAACCGTTCGCCAGAGCGGTTCACGATCGATGTGGCGCAGGACGTGCTGGACGACCTCACGGCGCGCCTGCGGTCGACCCGCTTCTTCGACGACCTGGACAACGAGGACGAGTACTACGGCCTGAGCACGGACTACCTCAAGCCGCTGGTCGAGTACTGGGCCGATGGGTTCGACTGGCGTGCGGCCGAGAAGCGGCTGAACGGCTACGACCAGTACAAGGTCGAGATCGACGGCACGCCCGTGCATTTCATCCGCAAGCCCGGCAAGGGCCCCAACCCGACGCCGCTGCTGGTCCTGCACGGCTGGCCCTGGCCGGGTGAGTTCAGCTACCCGCTCATCAACCCGCTGGCGGACCCCGCCGCCTTTGGGGGCGACCCGGCCGATGCCTTCGACGTCATCGTGCCGACCCTGCCCGGCTTCGCGTGGTCCACCCCCGTCGGCAGGGGCGACCTGAACTACTGGAAGATCGCCGACATCCTCCACAAGCTCATGACCGAAACGCTGGGCTACGAGAAGTACGGGTCGCTGGGCACCGACTACGGCGCGCTGGTCAACAGCGCACTGGGCCACAAGTACGCCGACAGCATCATCGCGCTGCACTACGGCCACGACCTTATGCCGGGCATGTTCCAGATCGACCGTTACTGGGACCTCACCGGCGGCGAGCCGATCCCCGCGGACGCCTCGCCGGAGCTGCGGGCGGACATCCTGAAGCTCCACTCGACCTACGCCTCCCACGTCGCCGTCCACATGCTGGATGCGTCGACGCTCAGCCACGGTCTGAACGACTCGCCGATCGGGATGCTCGCCTGGCTGGTGCAGCGGTGGAAGAAGTGGAGCGACAAGAACAACGACTTCGACGCCGTCTTCTCCCGCGACTTCATCCTCACCCAGGCCACCATCTTCTGGGTGACCCAGTCCATCGGCTCCTCCATCCGCATGTACCGCAACACGATCCGCTACCCCTGGACGCCGCTGCACGACCGCCAGCCGACGGTCGAGCCCCCGGCCGGCTTCACCTTCCTCCTCGGCGACGTCTACCCTCCCGGCGTCACCACCGTCGAAGGACGCATCGCCGCCTTCGAGAACGGACCCACCCACAGCGCGTTCAACGTCGTCAACGTCAACGCCCACCCCAAGGGCGGCCACTTCGCCCACTACGAAAACCCCGATGCCATCGTCGGCGACCTCCGCGAAACCTTCCGCAAGGTGCGCTGA
- a CDS encoding nuclear transport factor 2 family protein, whose amino-acid sequence MDAVERLSIIEDLRRLMAKYVRSADHQRWRDLAGLFTPDGTYTPHKPDGSVWLRMEGREKIAEIVGSSGGPDDVLIHHLFSDEIDVESATSAHGVWAMEDIVTRPENAEVNEEFPFKGMHGFGHYHAHFVKADGSWYIAELKQTRLRLDFTY is encoded by the coding sequence ATGGATGCTGTCGAGCGTCTGAGTATCATCGAGGACCTTCGTCGCCTGATGGCCAAATACGTCCGCTCCGCGGACCACCAGCGCTGGCGGGACTTGGCCGGCCTGTTCACGCCGGACGGCACGTACACCCCGCACAAGCCGGATGGCTCGGTGTGGCTGCGCATGGAGGGCCGCGAAAAGATCGCGGAAATAGTCGGCTCCAGCGGTGGTCCCGACGACGTCCTCATCCACCACCTGTTCTCGGACGAGATCGACGTCGAGTCGGCAACCTCGGCCCACGGTGTGTGGGCCATGGAGGACATCGTCACCCGGCCCGAGAACGCCGAGGTGAACGAGGAGTTCCCCTTCAAGGGCATGCACGGTTTCGGCCACTACCACGCGCACTTCGTCAAGGCAGACGGCTCCTGGTACATCGCCGAGCTCAAGCAGACCCGACTCCGCCTGGACTTCACCTACTGA
- a CDS encoding cupin domain-containing protein yields the protein MSFNYRPVHVPPDGGISVFLVGDTYTVLLNAAETGGNLSMVEAIVPAKAGPPMHTHHQEAESFIVMDGELVITAENEEYEVSAGGVVYVPKGTSHKFRNRSDTKPAKMILLFTPGGMDGMFTDIGTPGVRGQLAPPLNDADVAAMGAAGQKYNYTFD from the coding sequence ATGTCCTTCAACTACAGACCCGTGCACGTCCCGCCGGACGGAGGCATATCAGTCTTCCTCGTCGGGGACACCTACACCGTGCTGCTCAACGCAGCCGAGACGGGCGGGAATCTCTCCATGGTCGAGGCCATCGTCCCGGCCAAGGCGGGTCCTCCGATGCACACGCACCACCAGGAGGCCGAGTCCTTCATCGTCATGGACGGCGAGCTGGTCATCACCGCCGAGAACGAGGAGTACGAGGTTTCCGCCGGTGGTGTGGTGTACGTACCCAAGGGGACGTCGCACAAGTTCCGGAACCGGAGCGACACCAAGCCCGCCAAGATGATCCTGCTGTTCACCCCCGGCGGCATGGACGGCATGTTCACAGACATCGGTACGCCCGGGGTGCGCGGTCAGCTGGCGCCGCCACTCAACGACGCGGACGTCGCCGCGATGGGAGCCGCCGGCCAGAAGTACAACTACACCTTCGACTAG
- a CDS encoding TetR/AcrR family transcriptional regulator, whose amino-acid sequence MANAAVKPMRSDAVRTRRLLVNAASEAFAEHGIEVSVSEIAERAGIGKGTVFRHFPTKEDLLAAIVTDNMYFLVATGDELAEAQDPAHALCAFMSAAIELQIKDLAFCQVAHGVARDHPEVRKAQEKLDAVVEALTDRARRHGVIRQDITGQDITLLMSGIYQTGSPLQATQPHLWQRYLRLAFDGMQAAEAPALPGPPPHTETTATPL is encoded by the coding sequence ATGGCCAACGCTGCGGTGAAGCCGATGCGCAGCGACGCCGTACGGACCAGGAGACTCCTGGTCAACGCGGCATCCGAGGCGTTCGCCGAACACGGCATCGAGGTGTCGGTCTCCGAGATCGCGGAGCGGGCCGGAATCGGCAAGGGGACGGTGTTCCGGCACTTCCCCACCAAGGAGGACCTCCTTGCGGCGATCGTCACCGACAACATGTACTTCCTCGTCGCGACCGGCGACGAACTGGCAGAAGCCCAGGACCCCGCGCACGCACTGTGCGCGTTCATGAGCGCCGCCATCGAGCTGCAGATCAAGGACCTCGCCTTCTGCCAGGTCGCCCACGGAGTGGCGCGCGACCACCCCGAGGTGCGCAAGGCCCAGGAGAAGCTGGATGCGGTCGTCGAGGCGCTCACCGACCGCGCCCGCCGGCACGGAGTCATCCGCCAGGACATCACCGGGCAGGACATCACGCTGCTGATGAGCGGGATCTACCAGACCGGATCCCCTCTGCAGGCGACACAGCCGCACCTGTGGCAGCGCTACCTGCGCCTGGCCTTCGACGGCATGCAAGCCGCCGAAGCCCCGGCACTGCCGGGCCCCCCGCCCCACACCGAGACCACGGCCACCCCTCTGTGA
- a CDS encoding class I SAM-dependent methyltransferase, with amino-acid sequence MAEPSFLAAVRESYDTVAADYVERVPPPAVMDPLSRAMLAGFAELVRTAGLGPVADLGCGPGRVTAHLAGLGVSAFGVDLSPKMIGLARHAYPNLRFTAGSMTALEMRGDELGSILAWYSRLEQEPGGRVNRPHACLLARKPEKP; translated from the coding sequence ATGGCTGAGCCCTCCTTTCTGGCCGCTGTCCGCGAGTCGTACGACACGGTCGCCGCCGATTACGTCGAACGCGTCCCGCCTCCAGCCGTGATGGACCCGCTGTCACGCGCGATGCTGGCGGGGTTCGCCGAACTCGTGCGGACGGCCGGTCTGGGGCCGGTCGCGGACCTGGGATGCGGCCCCGGCCGCGTGACGGCGCACCTGGCCGGGCTGGGAGTGTCCGCCTTCGGCGTCGATCTGTCACCGAAGATGATCGGGCTGGCCCGGCACGCCTATCCGAACCTGCGGTTCACCGCGGGCTCGATGACCGCGCTGGAGATGAGGGGCGACGAGCTCGGCTCCATCCTGGCCTGGTACTCCAGGCTGGAACAGGAGCCTGGCGGACGGGTGAACAGACCGCACGCCTGCCTGCTGGCCCGCAAGCCCGAAAAGCCCTGA
- a CDS encoding GNAT family N-acetyltransferase, protein MTANFRQYLLGWGMAERAEGELDLYSSGIAAAQFNGVVRVRPLEAVEQAVTTARKRLAGVPWWWWVGPDSPEGTSAALTSQGAMPLAAMPLMVRPLDGDGDGFGDGCGIGSGGGSGVPGEEPAGLRVEVVGEPGRLAELVDVYTTSMGVPAELAAEVVRAEAGREDSADVVRLAAVLDGRVVGTTIVITAHGTAGIFIVHVAEAQRRRGIGRALTAAALRVGRERRMRRAALIASPAGEPMYRGFGFTAVSEYRIFAVPAA, encoded by the coding sequence GTGACCGCCAATTTCCGCCAGTATCTGCTGGGCTGGGGCATGGCGGAACGGGCCGAAGGCGAACTCGACCTCTACAGCAGCGGGATCGCCGCGGCGCAGTTCAACGGTGTCGTACGCGTACGGCCCCTCGAAGCGGTCGAGCAGGCGGTGACGACCGCACGGAAGCGGCTGGCCGGCGTCCCCTGGTGGTGGTGGGTCGGGCCGGACAGTCCCGAGGGCACCTCCGCCGCACTGACCTCCCAGGGTGCGATGCCTCTCGCCGCCATGCCGCTGATGGTCCGTCCTCTGGACGGGGACGGGGATGGTTTCGGCGACGGGTGCGGCATCGGCTCGGGCGGCGGCAGCGGTGTACCGGGCGAAGAGCCCGCCGGCCTCCGCGTCGAAGTGGTCGGGGAACCCGGGCGGCTCGCCGAACTGGTCGATGTCTACACCACGTCCATGGGCGTACCGGCGGAGCTGGCTGCCGAGGTGGTCCGGGCGGAGGCCGGGCGCGAGGACAGCGCCGACGTGGTCCGGCTCGCGGCCGTCCTGGACGGCCGGGTCGTCGGCACGACGATCGTCATCACCGCCCACGGGACGGCTGGAATCTTCATCGTCCACGTCGCCGAGGCCCAGCGGCGGCGCGGCATCGGCCGGGCACTCACGGCCGCCGCCCTGCGGGTCGGGCGGGAACGCAGGATGCGCAGGGCCGCCCTGATCGCAAGCCCGGCGGGCGAGCCCATGTACCGCGGCTTCGGCTTCACGGCCGTGTCCGAGTACCGGATCTTCGCCGTACCTGCCGCCTGA
- a CDS encoding TetR/AcrR family transcriptional regulator — translation MRYSKEHKAQAKAAIVREAGRTLKENGFHGVGVDGLAASAQVTSGALYSNFANKEAVLEEVVAAQLGIEFADLAGQEPSERRRMLGEVLRLYLSDLHREDPGHGCVMPSLSADVARAGDSVRAAYQRRMVEVIALLAPAMRGTQEEQAQLAWTLVASIVGAVTIARALPSGDQAQAVLDAVLASALQSITDEP, via the coding sequence GTGAGGTACTCGAAGGAGCACAAAGCGCAGGCCAAGGCCGCGATCGTGCGGGAGGCGGGCCGTACGCTCAAGGAGAACGGCTTCCATGGTGTCGGGGTCGACGGTCTGGCCGCGTCCGCCCAGGTCACCTCAGGGGCGCTCTACTCCAACTTCGCCAACAAGGAAGCGGTCCTCGAAGAGGTCGTGGCCGCACAACTCGGCATCGAGTTCGCCGACCTCGCCGGCCAGGAGCCGTCCGAGCGACGACGCATGCTGGGCGAGGTACTTCGCCTCTACCTCAGTGACCTGCACCGTGAGGATCCCGGACACGGCTGCGTGATGCCGTCGCTGAGCGCGGACGTGGCACGGGCCGGCGACTCGGTCCGTGCGGCGTACCAGCGCCGGATGGTCGAGGTGATCGCCCTCCTCGCCCCCGCCATGCGCGGCACGCAGGAGGAACAGGCGCAGCTGGCCTGGACCCTCGTCGCCTCGATCGTGGGCGCGGTCACGATCGCCCGGGCTCTCCCCTCGGGCGACCAGGCCCAGGCTGTACTCGACGCTGTCCTCGCGTCTGCCCTGCAATCGATCACGGACGAGCCCTGA
- a CDS encoding NADP-dependent oxidoreductase: MRAAVVKVKKFGGPEAVEVLEVPLPEPGPLEVRIKVAGAALNPADTVLRTGVFSPFEDFEYIGLGFDAAGTVDAVGPGVLLKVGTPVIAFDAPLLRPTKAQAEYLVTDLNSIALAPEGMALTLAATIPLNAITASQALDRLPLRPRDTLLVTGAAGAVGGYAVELARTRGVRIVTQGRPEDEEFLRGRASWFVSSDEELSEAVRRFVPEGVDGVLDAAALGAPALAAVRDGGIFSSVRADVLPAPERGIAVRHTPAGPEPTRLSYLSALAEVGVLTPRVAQIYPLSQAAEAYAQFARGGRRGRIVLVP, encoded by the coding sequence ATGCGGGCAGCAGTCGTAAAGGTAAAGAAGTTCGGCGGACCTGAGGCTGTCGAGGTCTTGGAGGTCCCCCTCCCGGAACCAGGTCCTCTGGAGGTTCGCATCAAGGTCGCGGGTGCCGCGCTCAATCCCGCCGACACCGTTCTGCGGACCGGGGTCTTCAGCCCGTTCGAGGATTTCGAATACATCGGTCTCGGCTTTGACGCTGCCGGGACGGTCGACGCGGTCGGCCCGGGTGTCCTCCTGAAGGTCGGAACCCCGGTGATCGCGTTCGATGCCCCGTTGCTGCGCCCGACGAAGGCCCAGGCCGAATACCTTGTGACCGACCTCAACTCCATTGCCCTCGCCCCAGAGGGTATGGCCCTGACGCTCGCGGCGACGATCCCTCTCAATGCGATCACCGCCTCACAGGCTCTGGACCGTCTCCCGCTGCGCCCCCGTGACACCCTGCTTGTCACGGGTGCCGCCGGGGCCGTCGGCGGCTACGCGGTGGAGTTGGCCCGGACCCGGGGGGTGCGGATCGTCACGCAGGGGCGGCCTGAGGACGAGGAGTTTCTCCGCGGTCGTGCCAGCTGGTTCGTGTCGAGCGACGAGGAGCTGAGTGAGGCGGTGCGCCGGTTCGTGCCGGAGGGCGTGGACGGCGTGCTGGACGCGGCGGCGCTGGGCGCCCCTGCCCTGGCGGCTGTCCGCGACGGCGGCATCTTCAGTAGCGTGAGGGCTGACGTGCTGCCGGCCCCGGAGCGAGGCATCGCGGTGCGGCACACTCCCGCCGGTCCCGAACCGACCCGTCTCTCGTATCTCTCCGCGCTCGCCGAGGTTGGCGTGCTGACGCCGCGGGTTGCTCAGATCTACCCCCTGTCGCAGGCAGCCGAGGCCTACGCCCAGTTCGCCCGGGGCGGCCGGCGCGGCCGGATCGTGCTGGTGCCGTGA
- a CDS encoding TetR/AcrR family transcriptional regulator, whose translation MSSVTRRRTHDRERRSAATEAKLLSSLEKLLDAGESFTEISVQRIIEEAGVSRATFYAYFQGKPDILKRLAQKIREASLALARQWDPGAGEDGADRYAQFFENVLALHRAHHPVLSAVREVASYDSEVRDFYTADLEGFDEAVLATLVEQQKAGATPSDLDAVAASRVIVWGGAQAIARHISVDDGSGDAALARELGRIWWYGAYRRPAG comes from the coding sequence ATGTCGTCGGTGACGCGACGCCGAACCCATGATCGCGAGCGGCGGTCCGCGGCAACAGAGGCGAAGCTGCTCTCGTCGTTGGAAAAGCTCCTCGACGCCGGTGAATCCTTCACGGAGATCAGCGTTCAGCGCATCATCGAAGAAGCCGGCGTGTCACGAGCTACGTTTTACGCGTACTTCCAGGGAAAGCCGGACATCCTCAAGCGTCTCGCACAGAAAATCAGGGAGGCTTCTCTGGCCTTGGCCAGGCAGTGGGACCCGGGGGCGGGCGAGGACGGTGCGGACAGGTACGCACAGTTCTTCGAAAACGTGCTCGCCCTCCACCGGGCGCACCATCCGGTGCTTTCCGCGGTTCGCGAGGTCGCTTCGTACGACTCAGAGGTACGGGACTTCTATACAGCCGATCTGGAGGGGTTCGACGAGGCCGTGCTCGCGACGCTCGTGGAGCAGCAGAAAGCTGGGGCGACGCCGTCCGACCTTGATGCAGTGGCCGCGAGCAGGGTCATCGTCTGGGGCGGAGCCCAGGCCATCGCCCGGCACATCAGCGTGGACGACGGGAGCGGCGATGCCGCACTGGCCCGTGAGCTCGGGAGGATCTGGTGGTACGGCGCCTATCGCCGCCCGGCCGGATAA
- a CDS encoding SDR family NAD(P)-dependent oxidoreductase, which yields MSNNLRDKVAIVTGSGSGSGIGRVTARILAECGASVVVAGLISQAGEDVAKEIRSAGGSEVAVATDVTHEEQIRAMADTAVYESGRRRHSPQQRRLGRPDVIRRDIKVTGLEPASLPGCSGSTPSAAP from the coding sequence ATGTCGAACAATCTGCGAGACAAAGTCGCCATCGTCACGGGATCCGGCTCCGGCTCCGGCATCGGACGCGTTACCGCCCGGATCCTCGCGGAGTGCGGTGCCTCGGTGGTGGTGGCGGGCTTGATCTCCCAGGCCGGGGAGGACGTGGCCAAGGAGATCCGTTCGGCGGGCGGTTCCGAAGTCGCCGTGGCGACCGACGTCACGCACGAGGAGCAGATCCGCGCGATGGCCGACACCGCCGTCTACGAGAGCGGTCGGCGTCGACATTCTCCACAACAACGCCGTCTTGGTCGCCCCGACGTCATTCGCCGGGACATCAAGGTCACCGGCCTCGAGCCGGCCTCTTTGCCCGGGTGCAGCGGGTCAACGCCATCGGCTGCACCCTAA
- a CDS encoding nuclear transport factor 2 family protein, whose amino-acid sequence MTTDNSKVIADFLALFAQKDASKLAPYFHPDIAFHNYGDPEIQGRDGVIAVWEGVFRIMERVEFTTLHSAVNGDLVIEEQVHGLALPGGKLAPIRNMAVYRMRDGQIIEWRDYTNQEYARSLLR is encoded by the coding sequence GTGACGACCGACAACAGTAAGGTGATCGCTGACTTCCTCGCCCTCTTCGCACAGAAGGACGCGTCGAAGCTCGCTCCGTACTTCCACCCGGACATCGCGTTCCACAATTACGGCGACCCGGAGATCCAGGGCCGTGACGGCGTCATCGCTGTGTGGGAGGGGGTCTTCCGCATCATGGAACGGGTGGAGTTCACGACGCTCCATTCCGCGGTCAACGGCGACCTCGTCATCGAGGAACAGGTACACGGCCTCGCGCTTCCGGGTGGGAAGCTCGCGCCCATCAGGAACATGGCCGTCTATCGAATGCGGGACGGTCAGATCATCGAGTGGCGCGACTACACCAACCAGGAGTACGCACGCTCGCTCCTTCGCTGA
- a CDS encoding alpha/beta fold hydrolase — translation MSGKDSTYVLIPGAWHGGWSWRPVAERLRAAAHRAICLTLPGLGDGDDPTGLGLKDAVDHVVSEVERLGLTDVTLVGHSWGGYPLAGAAHRLPGRVSKVVYYAAQVPVRGRSMVDDNPPEAAAMLRGLIDASPTRAIPPTLQFVQGIFMQGVDEGTQRLVADLLTPQPGDYFLDALDVPNVSELGIPALYILGEDDRALPRPGAEFAARLGLEPIMVPGTHEGMLTHPDEVAKAILND, via the coding sequence ATGAGCGGTAAAGACTCTACGTATGTCCTGATCCCGGGTGCCTGGCATGGGGGGTGGTCCTGGCGTCCGGTTGCCGAGCGGCTGCGTGCCGCGGCGCATCGTGCGATCTGTCTTACGCTGCCCGGCCTGGGTGATGGTGACGATCCCACGGGGCTTGGACTCAAGGATGCGGTGGACCATGTGGTGTCCGAGGTGGAGAGGCTGGGTCTCACCGATGTGACTCTGGTGGGTCACAGCTGGGGTGGGTATCCGCTGGCCGGCGCAGCGCACCGTCTGCCGGGCAGGGTCTCCAAGGTCGTCTACTACGCTGCGCAGGTTCCCGTGCGGGGCAGGTCCATGGTGGATGACAATCCTCCGGAGGCGGCAGCGATGCTGCGGGGGCTGATCGACGCATCCCCGACCCGAGCGATCCCGCCTACGCTGCAGTTCGTCCAGGGCATCTTCATGCAGGGCGTCGATGAGGGGACCCAGCGTCTGGTGGCGGATCTGCTGACGCCGCAGCCCGGCGACTATTTCCTGGACGCACTCGACGTGCCCAATGTGAGCGAGCTTGGAATTCCCGCTCTGTACATCCTCGGCGAGGACGATCGTGCGCTTCCCCGACCCGGCGCCGAGTTCGCGGCGCGGCTGGGACTCGAACCCATCATGGTTCCAGGGACCCACGAGGGCATGCTGACCCACCCCGACGAGGTCGCCAAGGCGATCCTCAACGACTGA
- a CDS encoding ISL3 family transposase: MSPHLDVVRVERVWSSGGVVRIAARTRELMVACPDCRCESARVHSRYSRTLADVAAGGRPVLISLTVRRLFCDSADCGRRTFAEQVEGLTLRYQRRSPLLQHLVEMAGVLLAGRGGARLLRILKTPLSRTSVLFQLMRMGLPSVATPRVLGVDDFALYADVYGTLLVNADTRLPIELWAGRDAEQLASWLRAHPGVEVVCRDGSLVYWQGIAEGAPDAVQVSDRFHLWQGLSKRVSDIAAAHRGCLAAAVLEPEPAPPPADEPCEAADTPALRHTKRLFETVQGYTGTAHSLSAIARELGLNRRTVAKYARAACWQECVRRTPPRRSTSLDPYLEYLKQRWEEGEHTATVLHQEIAAKGYGGHYQRVKMAIAPPRRDLPIDTPRERPPSPRQVARWINATPPRRGLHPTEALRRLLEHCPELDQTHTLVRQFAAMLDARDAAPLPAWLDQLAASGLSALASLTNAIREDQLAVVQGITTPLNSGVNEGRITDLKLQKRIMAGRASVPLLRHRVVLMAHLRRRYP; encoded by the coding sequence GTGTCGCCGCACCTGGATGTGGTGCGGGTGGAACGGGTGTGGTCGTCGGGTGGCGTGGTCCGTATCGCTGCCCGTACCCGCGAGTTGATGGTGGCGTGTCCGGACTGCCGGTGCGAGTCGGCGCGGGTGCACAGCCGGTATTCCCGCACGCTGGCCGATGTTGCTGCCGGGGGCCGCCCGGTGCTGATCAGTCTGACGGTGCGGCGGTTGTTTTGTGACAGTGCGGACTGCGGTCGGCGGACGTTTGCCGAGCAGGTGGAGGGGCTGACGCTGCGCTATCAGCGTCGCAGTCCGCTGCTGCAGCATCTGGTCGAGATGGCCGGGGTGTTGCTCGCCGGCCGTGGCGGGGCCCGGCTTCTGCGCATCTTGAAGACGCCGTTGTCGCGGACGAGTGTGCTGTTCCAGTTGATGCGCATGGGACTTCCGTCGGTCGCGACACCGCGGGTGCTGGGCGTGGACGACTTCGCGTTGTACGCGGACGTCTACGGCACGCTGCTCGTGAATGCCGACACGCGGCTGCCGATCGAGTTGTGGGCCGGGCGCGATGCCGAGCAGCTGGCCTCCTGGCTGCGTGCGCATCCCGGCGTCGAGGTGGTGTGCCGGGACGGTTCGCTGGTCTACTGGCAGGGCATCGCCGAGGGAGCCCCGGACGCGGTACAGGTCAGCGACCGTTTTCACCTGTGGCAGGGGCTGTCGAAGCGGGTCTCGGACATCGCCGCAGCCCACCGCGGCTGCCTGGCCGCGGCAGTACTTGAACCCGAGCCGGCCCCACCGCCGGCGGACGAACCGTGCGAGGCGGCCGATACTCCTGCCCTCCGTCACACGAAGCGACTGTTCGAGACTGTCCAGGGGTACACCGGCACGGCCCACAGTCTCAGCGCGATAGCCCGCGAGCTCGGCTTGAACCGCCGCACCGTGGCCAAGTACGCACGCGCTGCCTGTTGGCAGGAGTGCGTACGGCGCACTCCGCCCCGCCGGTCCACGAGCCTCGACCCGTATCTGGAGTATCTGAAGCAGCGGTGGGAGGAAGGCGAGCACACCGCGACCGTGTTGCACCAGGAGATTGCCGCCAAGGGGTACGGCGGCCACTACCAGCGGGTCAAGATGGCCATCGCGCCGCCACGCCGCGATCTGCCGATCGACACACCGCGCGAGCGGCCGCCCTCGCCCCGCCAGGTCGCCCGGTGGATCAACGCCACACCGCCTCGGCGCGGCCTGCACCCCACCGAGGCACTCCGTCGGCTGCTTGAACACTGCCCAGAGCTCGACCAAACCCACACTCTGGTACGGCAGTTCGCGGCCATGCTCGATGCCCGCGACGCCGCCCCGCTGCCGGCCTGGCTCGACCAACTCGCGGCCTCTGGCCTGTCTGCCTTGGCGAGCCTGACCAACGCCATCCGCGAAGACCAGCTGGCAGTCGTACAGGGGATCACCACCCCGCTCAACTCCGGCGTCAACGAAGGCCGGATCACGGACCTGAAGCTCCAGAAACGGATCATGGCCGGCCGCGCCAGCGTTCCGCTCCTGCGCCACCGCGTCGTCCTCATGGCCCACCTCCGACGCCGCTACCCGTGA
- a CDS encoding helix-turn-helix transcriptional regulator produces the protein MHYAADGDWPEVTLTHDAPLSTHCGLLLASDLNRTMRSRKLSLRGLADVASVAHSTVARILNGDVLPDIGTLTRLEDALDHQLWPGPAAIRTSVSARPQVI, from the coding sequence TTGCACTACGCAGCGGACGGAGACTGGCCGGAGGTCACCCTGACCCACGACGCTCCACTGAGCACCCACTGCGGGCTGCTCCTCGCCAGCGACCTGAACCGCACCATGCGCTCCCGCAAGCTCTCGCTTCGCGGACTGGCCGACGTGGCCAGTGTCGCGCATTCCACCGTCGCCCGAATCCTCAACGGCGACGTCCTGCCGGACATCGGCACCCTCACACGACTGGAGGACGCACTCGACCATCAGCTCTGGCCCGGCCCCGCAGCGATTCGCACTTCGGTATCAGCCAGGCCTCAGGTGATCTGA
- a CDS encoding alpha/beta fold hydrolase, translating into MSATSKEAVTKTVEVGGTPFTYRDVGPTTGIPVVFLHHFTAVLDDWDPAVVDGIAAERPVILVNLRGVGGSGGTTPDSVEAMADDAVAFLEALGLSTVDLLGFSLGGMVAQVIVQQRPDLVRRVVLAGTAPAGDEGPTATGAVLQAAMEKAGAQGKHPKHFLFFSPTATSQTAADAFLARLDERTEDRDAPVSNETIGAQLTALAKWEQGTSPAGLANVDKPVLVVNGDDDTMLPTISSFHLAQLLPGAQLSIYPDSGHGGIFQHHDLFVAQALDFLRH; encoded by the coding sequence ATGTCTGCAACCAGCAAGGAAGCCGTCACCAAGACCGTGGAGGTCGGCGGGACCCCGTTCACCTACCGCGATGTGGGCCCGACCACGGGTATTCCGGTCGTGTTCCTGCACCACTTCACCGCGGTACTGGACGACTGGGACCCCGCCGTGGTCGACGGCATTGCGGCCGAGCGACCCGTCATCCTGGTCAACCTGCGAGGCGTCGGCGGCTCCGGCGGCACCACCCCCGACAGCGTCGAGGCCATGGCCGACGACGCGGTGGCGTTCCTGGAAGCGCTCGGACTGAGCACGGTCGACCTGCTGGGCTTCTCCCTGGGCGGCATGGTCGCCCAGGTGATCGTCCAGCAGCGACCCGACCTGGTCCGGCGCGTCGTCCTGGCAGGCACCGCACCCGCCGGCGACGAGGGGCCGACCGCCACCGGGGCCGTACTCCAGGCCGCCATGGAGAAGGCGGGCGCCCAGGGCAAGCACCCCAAGCACTTCCTGTTCTTCTCACCGACGGCGACCAGCCAGACAGCCGCGGACGCCTTCCTCGCCCGTCTGGACGAGCGCACCGAGGACCGCGACGCGCCGGTGTCCAACGAAACGATCGGCGCCCAGCTGACCGCCCTGGCGAAGTGGGAGCAGGGCACCTCGCCCGCGGGCCTGGCGAACGTGGACAAGCCCGTCCTGGTCGTCAACGGCGACGACGACACGATGCTGCCGACGATCAGCTCGTTCCACCTCGCCCAGCTGCTGCCCGGCGCCCAGCTGAGCATCTACCCGGACTCGGGCCACGGCGGCATCTTCCAGCACCACGACCTGTTCGTGGCACAGGCGCTGGACTTCCTCCGCCACTGA